From Camelus ferus isolate YT-003-E chromosome 18, BCGSAC_Cfer_1.0, whole genome shotgun sequence, one genomic window encodes:
- the LOC116657605 gene encoding transmembrane protein 180-like, producing the protein MTLLNIKPSAWAFSMITLGTEMLNSVFSFYYVKLFLHLYKISEVAFYQAQMILMIWNALNDLTGYFHNNSKADCCSNRHTSVLYGAPVYAIAFLLPWFPWKDYREGDWLSGLHLVVSLCAFDSMLTFIQQAQCVLFAEIFTCYESRLQLLKMNQVASLVGSTSILFCGLISDNMEILLNFQATAIVIAILATVSLYTGMCHKSRLEPKRSLEENLFSESEQDLPWTSVVSLMRQILTQKNFRLFLIMNFFQVFLLTFNNFMMIFADNLIPKDVLPSSVRSVMYGAGFIYPQCLVLISQSWLKKFGYYKIILFSFYLEGTASIVMLLLGQQCYYFLALYPTIIMVIVQASFCLFNLPLADMVDADLLKFNRQSPVSSMIFGINALFTKPAQSIAPVVILSRLNQYGYGNPNKSTIFDLHDAMFNLICLVPLGIAGIQILVWSPFSIRNKTDYTGTL; encoded by the exons ATGACACTTTTAAATATCAAACCCAGTGCTTGGGCATTTTCTATGATAACATTAGGGACTGAAATGCTAAATTCTGTCTTCAGTTTCTATTATGTAAAGCTGTTTTTACATCTGTACAAGATTTCAGAAGTGGCCTTTTACCAAGCCCAG atgatTTTAATGATCTGGAACGCTCTTAATGACCTGACAGGGTATTTTCACAACAACTCGAAGGCCGACTGCTGTTCCAACCGTCATACTTCTGTTTTGTATGGCGCCCCTGTATATGCAATAGCCTTTCTGCTTCCTTGGTTCCCTTGGAAAGACTATCGCGAAGGTGACTGGCTCAGTGGGCTTCACCTGGTGGTATCCTTATGTGCTTTTGATAGCATGCTTACCTTCATTCAGCAAGCCCAGTGTGTGCTGTTTGCAGAAATTTTCACTTGCTATGAAAGTCGGCTCCAGCTTCTTAAAATGAACCAAGTGGCGTCCCTGGTAGGATCTACCAGTATCCTGTTCTGTGGCCTCATCTCTGATAACATGGAAATTTTGCTCAATTTTCAGGCCACCGCCATTGTCATTGCCATTCTTGCTACTGTCAGCCTCTATACCGGCATGTGCCACAAGAGTCGCTTAGAACCTAAAAGAAGCCTCGAGGAAAACCTTTTCTCAGAAAGTGAGCAGGATCTCCCCTGGACCTCCGTCGTCTCACTGATGAGACAAATCTTGACCCAGAAAAACTTTCGCCTTTTTCTGATAATGAATTTCTTCCAGGTCTTCCTTTTAACCTTCAATAACTTCATGATGATCTTTGCTGATAATCTCATTCCCAAGGatgttcttccttcttctgtAAGGAGCGTCATGTACGGGGCAGGCTTTATCTACCCACAG TGCCTTGTACTTATCAGCCAGTCCTGGCTGAAGAAGTTTGGTTActataaaattatcttattttcattCTACCTAGAAGGAACAGCCTCCATTGTCATGTTACTTCTTGGACAGCAGTGCTATTACTTTTTGGCTCTTTATCCGACTATCATCAT GGTGATTGTGCAAgcttctttttgcttatttaacCTGCCACTAGCTGACATGGTCGATGCAGATTTACTGAAGTTCAATCGGCA gtcACCTGTTTCCTCAATGATTTTTGGCATCAATGCTTTGTTTACCAAACCTGCTCAGTCTATAGCTCCTGTGGTGATACTCTCTAGACTAAACCAGTATGGATATGGAAACCCAAACAAaag